In Peromyscus maniculatus bairdii isolate BWxNUB_F1_BW_parent chromosome 9, HU_Pman_BW_mat_3.1, whole genome shotgun sequence, one genomic interval encodes:
- the LOC143267216 gene encoding uncharacterized protein LOC143267216 — protein sequence MPSWYSLEMRPGTERAPARAGQQQAQGRAGTRCRSRGSDEGAQATVPRRGAPSLTSISDGAFPGRTERGDGGRGAPLRRLNSRGPWRSTLPTSSVATGVRGAVVGPGGGGGRSSRSSGHTNRTPDGGGGASEPAATFHAMRCPAD from the exons ATGCCGAGCTGGTATAGCCTGGAGATGCGCCCAGGAACCGAGAGGGCGCCGGCGCGCGCGGGCCAGCAGCAAGCGCAGGGCCGAGCCGGGACACGGTGCAGGAGCCGCGGGTCCGACGAGGGCGCGCAGGCGACTGTTCCGCGGCGAGGCGCTCCCTCTCTAACGTCCATCAGCGACGGAG cctttccAGGGCGAACAGAGCGAGGGGACGGCGGGCGCGGAGCTCCCCTGCGGCGACTCAACTCCAGAGGTCCATGGCGGTCGACGCTGCCCACCTCCTCAGTCGCGACCGGGGTCCGAGGGGCGGTAGTGGGGCCCGGAGGAGGCGGCGGAAGGAGCTCACGAAGCAGCGGCCACACAAACCGGACTCCGGACGGCGGAGGCGGCGCCTCGGAGCCTGCAGCAACTTTCCACGCGATGCGGTGCCCCGCAGACTGA